One genomic segment of Cydia splendana chromosome 5, ilCydSple1.2, whole genome shotgun sequence includes these proteins:
- the LOC134790424 gene encoding cuticle protein 64-like, translating to MAAKFVIVALLVAAAQGSAVHGGDYNSFSYGVSDPNTGDVKNQHETRVGDSVRGQYSLLESDGTKRTVDYAADPHTGFNAVVRKDPVIGHGYGAGYGAGYGAHATPLAYAAQAAPLAYAAPVAHAAPLAYAAPLAAPLAYAGHAAPVAYSSHVAHGAPLAHGLYGAQGLGLGYGAQGLGLGYGAHGLGLGYGNGLGYAAGLGHAGGLGYGRGLGHGAHYGGW from the exons ATGGCAGCGAag TTTGTCATTGTAGCCCTCCTGGTGGCAGCTGCGCAAGGCAGCGCGGTGCACGGTGGCGATTACAACAGCTTCTCCTACGGAGTATCAGATCCTAACACTGGTGATGTGAAGAACCAGCATGAGACCCGCGTGGGCGACAGCGTCCGCGGGCAGTATTCCCTCCTGGAGTCTGACGGCACGAAGCGCACTGTTGACTACGCTGCTGACCCACATACAGGATTCAACGCCGTCGTGCGCAAGGATCCTGTGATTGGACATGGTTACGGTGCTGGTTACGGTGCTGGTTATGGCGCTCACGCCACTCCTCTAGCGTACGCCGCACAAGCCGCTCCTCTTGCCTACGCCGCTCCTGTCGCCCACGCCGCTCCTCTCGCCTATGCCGCTCCCTTGGCCGCTCCCTTGGCGTACGCCGGTCACGCCGCTCCCGTAGCCTACTCTTCCCACGTCGCTCACGGCGCTCCTCTGGCTCACGGACTCTACGGTGCTCAAGGACTCGGCCTGGGCTATGGCGCCCAAGGTCTTGGACTCGGATACGGCGCTCACGGCCTCGGTCTTGGCTACGGAAATGGTCTCGGTTACGCAGCTGGTCTGGGACACGCTGGTGGACTTGGATACGGCCGTGGTCTCGGCCATGGTGCCCACTACGGTGGATGGTAA
- the LOC134790428 gene encoding larval/pupal rigid cuticle protein 66-like: MAAKFVVVALLVAAAQGSAIHGGNYNSFSYGVSDPYTGDVKSQHETRVGDNVVGQYSLLESDGTKRTVDYAADAHSGFNAVVRKDPLLHAAPVAIAHAAPLAYAAHAAPLAHSAYSTQIAHAAPLAHIAHAAPIAHTAYAAPIAHGVIGYGAHGAIGYGAHGLGLGYAGHGLGLGHGLGYGHGLAW; the protein is encoded by the exons ATGGCTGcgaag TTCGTCGTTGTAGCTCTCTTGGTGGCGGCCGCCCAGGGCAGCGCGATCCATGGCGGTAACTACAACAGCTTCTCCTATGGAGTGTCGGACCCCTACACCGGCGACGTGAAGAGCCAGCACGAGACCCGCGTGGGCGACAACGTGGTCGGCCAGTACTCGCTGCTGGAGTCCGACGGCACGAAGCGCACCGTCGACTACGCCGCTGATGCCCACTCCGGATTCAACGCTGTCGTGCGCAAGGACCCTCTGCTGCACGCCGCTCCCGTCGCCATCGCCCACGCCGCTCCTTTGGCGTACGCCGCCCACGCCGCTCCTCTCGCTCACTCCGCCTACTCTACCCAAATCGCCCATGCCGCTCCCCTGGCCCACATCGCCCACGCTGCCCCCATTGCCCATACCGCCTACGCCGCTCCCATCGCCCATGGCGTCATCGGTTATGGTGCCCATGGCGCCATCGGCTACGGTGCCCATGGTCTCGGTCTTGGTTACGCCGGTCATGGACTTGGTCTCGGCCATGGTCTTGGATACGGTCATGGACTCGCCTGGTGA